A segment of the Desulfofundulus kuznetsovii DSM 6115 genome:
ATCGGAACAGAGTACCTTCACGCCGCCTGCGCCGGCAGCCTGAAGCCTGGACAGGGTTTCTTGGCCTTTTGCCTCAATCTGTGAAACCAGGCGGTCGGCATTTTGCTCGTAATAAGTCCTGTTAGATGGATCTTTTTCCATCAATATTCCGGCAATTTTTGTAACCGCCTCCTTTTGCACCGGGGGTGCCATCCAGTTGCCGGCCACGGCAACTTCAACCACCTGCAGGTCCTTATTATGCACCGATTCTATCAGTTCTTTGGTAAACATCTTCCCCTGCCAGTCGTGGCGCAAAAATAGCCTGGCCTCGGCCAGCTTTTGTACATCGCCCGGCTTCAGGTCAAAATGCCCCGGGCAGGCAGCAGGGGGGACAATATTCACGGTCTCTACTTTATCACCGCCGACATTTTTGACAATATCAGCAATCAATGACGTACCCGTAGCAACTTTTAGCTTCGGACTTTCTTTCGCCGCACATCCAGAGATAGCCAACAAAAAAATTACCAGAATAATTGCCGTAATGCGCGAATAAACCCTTTTCAACGCGATGGACCCTCCTCCATTGTAAATGTTCAGTGAACCAGCCCGGGTGCCGCCCAGCACTCACCACAATATGGCTCTGCTCCTGATATTTCAGGTTCAATTGGTACCTCTGGTTTTACGAAGACCTGATATATCCAGTAAGTGCTGGGTCCACGCTCACTCCCTGGCTTTCGCGCTGACAGCATTCCATATTTATTCCCGGTTAACTTTTTAAAACGGGTTTACGTGCTTTCAAAACATATTTCTCCCTTGTATTGATAATTTCAATCTCCACTAGTCCGCACTGCCTGCACAATTCCTGCATTTTATCATCGTCGGGAATCAGATCGTTGGCAACCACCCCCCCTAACGACCGGTGCAAGTCGTTTACTGCCTCCCTGCTCATGGCATGGCAGATGACCAGCCTCCCGCCAGGCTTTAAAATGCGGGCCATTTCGGCCAGCGCACGGGGTTTATCGGTAACATGAGGAAAACAGGAGTTGCAGATGATCTCATCGAAAGTATCTTCCTGAAATGGCGTACAGCTTATGTCCGCCAGTACAAATTCCACATTCCCCGGATTTTTCGCCCTGGCTCTGGCCAGCATCTCTTCAGCAATGTCCAGCGCCACCACTTTGCCTTCCGGACCGGCCGCTTCAACAAGAAAAGGTAAAAGAACCCCCGTACCGGTACCTGCGTCCAGAATAAAGCTCCCGGGTCTGATGGCAAGCTCATCGATGATTTTTTTCAACCGCTCCAATGTCTCACCGGTCAATAAATTGTCCCAAATGGGCGCCTTTTGGTTAAAATAATCCCGGTGTGCATCAGCCATCAACTTCCACCTCCCATATTAACGGCCGCTTTAATAACCTGCGGATAAAGGGAATCCCAGCCCCAAAAAACAAAAGCCACGGGCACCCTCCTTACCCTTTCTGGGAAGGAAACCGGGGGCCTCCGTGGCCTTTTGTATCATTACCTTTTCGGTTGAGGTCCAGCTTGTCCGCTCTGATCCCGTCTTCGTTACGGGGCTAAAGTTTCAGCAAAACCGATATTCCTCAGTTTTTATGGTTGTGAACTAATAGTTTGTTTACTAAACTATTGTTTAAACCATTGTAAGACAATTGAGAGAAAATGTCAATAAAAATTCTTTTGACATTCAACCATTTTAACTGTAAAATTAAGGGATACCATAAATTTTTTCTCCAACTATATTCCCTGATGCGAAACAGCTTCCGGTAGGGAGGTTTTCTTGATGGCTTTGGATCGCCTAAACAAACGGGACAAAGCTGCTCTTAGCCGGTTTTGTAAGCTTATCCGGAGCACCCTCCGCCAAAATCTAGAAGAGGTCCGGCTTTTTGGTTCTAAAGCCCGGGGTGATGATGATCCATATTCAGACATTGACGTTCTTGTTGTGGTAAAAAACCGTCATCCGGAAGTAGATGACTTAGTTTTGGACGCCGCTTTTGAAGTCAGCCTGGACTATGACGTTGTTTTGTCCCCGGTGGTTTTTTCCCATAACGAGTACTATGCGCCCCTTACCCGGAAAACCCTTTTTTACCAGAATACACGGGAGGAAGGGGTGCCGCTATGAAAGAAAACCTTGATTTGGAACTGGCTTCAGAAACGAAGGTGATTACCAGGACTTCCGCGAATTTAAACATGAGGAAATAGTGGACTCCAAAAAGAATGCTCCACTTTTATTAAAGAAGTAAGCACTTATCTTTCCTCGTTTTGACCATTAGAAAGCGCGGTTTGTTCTGGCATCTTTCCTATTTCCAGGCCCCGGCCCGGCGCAAAAGGCTTGCCGCCCATAGAAAAGCATTTTCATAAATCACTTCCCGATCAAGCGGTTCAAGAAGGGCGACCTGCCTGATCCTCTCATTAACTTCCTCCACGCCTACCAGTTCCACAGGCAAGCCCTCTTCCCCGGCTTTAGTCACGGTTTCCGTTACTAATTTGTTAGGAGGCATAAAACACCAGATCTCGTAAGCTACCTGGTATTTCATCTGCATTTGTTTTTCCGCAAAATCGGCATAGCGCTGGAGTCCTTCAACTTTTTTCCGGACCCGGCGCAACCGGGTGGACAACTTCTCTTTTTCGGCAAAATGATAAGTGCTGGAAAAATCCATCCCGTATAATTCGCCTGGTTTATGGGCAAAAGCCACCACCGGCACGATGTTTTGTTCCGGCAGATCCAGGCTAACCGCACAACCTTTCACCAATTCATAGTAGGCCAGGATCAACCCCCGCTCCACATCCGCTTTTAAAAATTTCGGTAATCTTCTGCCCATCTCCATGTCTCCCCAATTAGCTTCCGAAGGCTTTCCCCAGGTAGTGGAAGTAAGCGGTAATCCTGGAGGCAACTTTTCTTTTTTCTTCACAAAATCTCTTCCTTCTAAACCTTGGGTTTAGTTTCGACATTTTTTCCAAAAATCCTTTTCCGGAGAATATATGCGTCACACTGCATAACAATATCTTCTCTCCCATACAGGCCACAACTTTTCTGCCACTTCCACCAGCACGGCGTCAAACTGTTTGCCTCTTCTTTTCGCAAAGTCAACCGGAAACCTCGAAAAACGATCTCCATTGGATCGCCCAGCGGCGCCCTGCCTTGAACAGTGATCTCCACCCCGGGCACCAGCCCCATAGTCAGGATGCGCCGGCGCAAACTACCTTGAGCATTAACCCGTACGACCCGGCACCTTGTTCCCTGGGTCAATTCACCAAGCAATTTAATACTGCTTGATTCATTCATGATCCCCCACCCCCTTGAAGCATTGTGAATGAGTCTCATTCTCATTGGATTAAGACAATGATTTTCATTCTCATGTTAATCATATGATAATTCCTGTCCCCTGTCAACCCCTTTTTAAAGCAGAGCCAATCCTTGCATCTGCAAATCCTTGCCAGCTACTGCCGCCTGGTGTAAACTTGAAGATAGAAACGATACGAAATGTAAAAGGGCGGGTGTCCAGGATGTGCGAGTATAATGAGGCGTCCCGGTATGAAGAATATCTGGCAGGCCACAAAAGGCGAGCCAGGCTGGAAGAAAAATCCCTGGCCGCCCGTAAAAGAGAGGCCTGGGAAAAAGCTAAGCAGCTGGCGGAAGAACTGCCGCTTCTTTTCCCGCTACGCCGGATCTATCTGTTCGGTTCCCTGACCGGTGGATACTTTACCACCCTCTCGGATATAGATATTGCTCTGGAAGGC
Coding sequences within it:
- a CDS encoding metal ABC transporter substrate-binding protein → MKRVYSRITAIILVIFLLAISGCAAKESPKLKVATGTSLIADIVKNVGGDKVETVNIVPPAACPGHFDLKPGDVQKLAEARLFLRHDWQGKMFTKELIESVHNKDLQVVEVAVAGNWMAPPVQKEAVTKIAGILMEKDPSNRTYYEQNADRLVSQIEAKGQETLSRLQAAGAGGVKVLCSDMQQGFLKWAGFDVVAAYGRPEELSPQKMQELINKGKQAGVKLVVDNLQSGPDAGKVMAKELGAAQVTISNFPGGLPQTDTWSAALDKNVELLLDALKEAK
- a CDS encoding class I SAM-dependent methyltransferase, translating into MADAHRDYFNQKAPIWDNLLTGETLERLKKIIDELAIRPGSFILDAGTGTGVLLPFLVEAAGPEGKVVALDIAEEMLARARAKNPGNVEFVLADISCTPFQEDTFDEIICNSCFPHVTDKPRALAEMARILKPGGRLVICHAMSREAVNDLHRSLGGVVANDLIPDDDKMQELCRQCGLVEIEIINTREKYVLKARKPVLKS
- a CDS encoding nucleotidyltransferase domain-containing protein yields the protein MALDRLNKRDKAALSRFCKLIRSTLRQNLEEVRLFGSKARGDDDPYSDIDVLVVVKNRHPEVDDLVLDAAFEVSLDYDVVLSPVVFSHNEYYAPLTRKTLFYQNTREEGVPL
- a CDS encoding FeoA family protein, whose product is MNESSSIKLLGELTQGTRCRVVRVNAQGSLRRRILTMGLVPGVEITVQGRAPLGDPMEIVFRGFRLTLRKEEANSLTPCWWKWQKSCGLYGREDIVMQCDAYILRKRIFGKNVETKPKV
- a CDS encoding nucleotidyltransferase domain-containing protein, coding for MCEYNEASRYEEYLAGHKRRARLEEKSLAARKREAWEKAKQLAEELPLLFPLRRIYLFGSLTGGYFTTLSDIDIALEGLEEKDHLKALTAAENIARPFQVDVILLEEAPLSLKKKIYNQGVIIYERGKD